The proteins below come from a single Candidatus Kirkpatrickella diaphorinae genomic window:
- the rplI gene encoding 50S ribosomal protein L9, with product MSQIELILLERVAHLGQMGDVVRVKPGYARNFLLPKGKALRANETNRKRFETDRAQLEALNLKKREEAERLAERMDGLAVVIIRQAGDSGSLYGSVTSRDIAEAITVSGLTVERTQVVLPHPIKLLGLVAVQVVLHPEVTISVTVNVARSEEEAERQAKGEVIGPEHDEVEEPEVHAEEGEVVAEAEATAEVSDVSES from the coding sequence ATGTCACAGATTGAATTGATCCTCCTCGAACGCGTTGCGCATCTCGGCCAGATGGGCGATGTCGTGCGCGTCAAGCCCGGTTATGCGCGCAACTTCCTGCTGCCGAAGGGCAAGGCCCTGCGCGCGAATGAGACAAACCGCAAGCGCTTTGAAACGGACCGCGCGCAGCTTGAGGCGCTGAACCTCAAAAAGCGTGAAGAGGCGGAACGCCTTGCCGAGCGTATGGATGGTCTGGCGGTTGTCATCATCCGCCAGGCTGGCGACAGTGGCAGCCTTTATGGTTCAGTCACCTCACGCGATATTGCTGAGGCGATCACCGTGTCCGGTCTGACGGTTGAGCGTACGCAGGTCGTGCTGCCGCATCCGATCAAATTGCTGGGACTTGTGGCGGTACAGGTTGTGCTTCATCCGGAAGTCACGATTTCCGTCACGGTCAATGTTGCGCGTTCCGAAGAAGAGGCTGAGCGTCAGGCGAAAGGCGAAGTTATCGGGCCTGAGCATGATGAGGTTGAAGAGCCGGAAGTGCATGCTGAAGAAGGTGAAGTGGTTGCCGAGGCGGAAGCCACGGCAGAAGTCAGCGACGTTTCCGAAAGCTGA
- the rpsR gene encoding 30S ribosomal protein S18, with protein sequence MTDTTNEVNPAARRMAVGARRPFYRRRKSCPFSGKNAPKIDYKDVRLLSRYLSERGKIVPSRITAVSAKKQRELAQAIKRARFLALLPYVMS encoded by the coding sequence ATGACAGACACAACAAATGAAGTGAATCCCGCAGCGCGTCGCATGGCCGTTGGGGCACGTCGTCCTTTTTACCGGCGTCGCAAATCCTGTCCGTTCTCCGGCAAAAATGCGCCGAAAATCGATTATAAGGATGTGCGCCTGCTCAGCCGCTATCTTTCCGAGCGCGGCAAAATCGTGCCGAGCCGCATCACGGCGGTTTCCGCCAAGAAGCAGCGTGAACTCGCCCAGGCGATCAAGCGCGCGCGCTTTCTGGCGCTTCTGCCTTACGTCATGAGCTGA
- the rpsF gene encoding 30S ribosomal protein S6, which yields MPLYESVLIARNDISQAQVEGIVEQIEKLLTEGGGSIEKREFWGLRSLAYRIKKNRKGHYVLLGLNAQPELIRELERQLSLNEDVLRVLTLRVDAIDQAPSPILSRKSEDRGGDRGGFRAGGNKPSGRFESGRGGRRGDDREEYRARENADMDAE from the coding sequence ATGCCATTATATGAAAGCGTGCTGATTGCACGTAACGATATCTCTCAGGCGCAGGTTGAGGGAATTGTTGAACAGATCGAGAAGCTGCTGACTGAAGGCGGTGGGTCGATCGAAAAGCGCGAATTCTGGGGCCTTCGCAGCCTCGCTTACCGCATCAAGAAAAACCGCAAGGGGCATTATGTCCTGCTCGGCCTCAATGCCCAGCCCGAACTGATTCGGGAGCTGGAGCGCCAACTGAGCCTCAATGAGGATGTCCTGCGCGTCCTGACCCTGCGTGTCGATGCGATTGACCAGGCACCTTCGCCGATCCTGTCGCGCAAAAGCGAGGATCGCGGGGGTGATCGTGGCGGTTTCCGTGCCGGTGGCAACAAGCCGTCAGGGCGCTTTGAGAGCGGCCGCGGCGGGCGTCGCGGTGATGACCGTGAAGAATATCGCGCGCGTGAAAACGCCGACATGGATGCGGAGTAA
- a CDS encoding SAM-dependent methyltransferase — MTFLLEKILKAFIRAGALTVILPDGTARSFKGEENGRTATIRINADSALRGLLLNSELAFGESWMNGEIEAVDCSLEDVLTVLMDNMRSSNHLLNRLEAYGRYMTRRVRQLNGLVRARKNIAQHYDLNRALYALFLDDDMQYSCAYFERDDMTLEEAQAAKKRHIAAKLRLDRPGLQVLDIGCGWGGMALTLAKDYGAHVTGITLSREQLEVSRQRAQEAGLENQVKFELRDYRKSQQTYDRIVSVGMFEHVGINHYDAFFQTVARSLNPDGVALIHAIGRSDGPGSTNPWINKYIFPGGYSPALSEVLPSIESSGLWLTDCEILRLHYAKTLSAWRVRFSKNRDKIRALYDERFCRMFEFYLTGAELAFRLQGHMNFQLQLTRDINAVPLTRDYMMRDASPPKEK, encoded by the coding sequence ATGACGTTTCTTCTGGAAAAAATTCTCAAAGCGTTTATTCGGGCGGGCGCGCTGACGGTCATCCTTCCGGATGGCACGGCCAGGTCGTTCAAGGGTGAGGAGAATGGACGCACCGCCACGATACGCATTAATGCCGACTCCGCCCTTCGTGGCCTTTTGCTGAATTCCGAGTTGGCTTTTGGTGAAAGCTGGATGAATGGCGAGATTGAAGCCGTTGATTGCAGCCTTGAAGATGTCCTGACCGTGCTGATGGATAATATGCGGTCATCCAATCACCTCCTGAACCGCCTCGAAGCTTACGGGCGTTATATGACCCGCCGCGTGCGTCAGCTTAACGGGCTCGTCCGCGCGCGGAAAAATATCGCGCAGCATTACGACCTCAATCGCGCCCTTTATGCGCTGTTTCTTGATGACGACATGCAATATTCCTGCGCCTACTTCGAGCGCGATGATATGACGCTGGAGGAAGCGCAGGCCGCAAAAAAGCGCCATATCGCCGCGAAATTGCGACTGGATCGCCCAGGTTTGCAGGTGCTGGATATCGGATGCGGCTGGGGTGGGATGGCATTGACCCTGGCGAAGGATTACGGCGCCCATGTGACGGGCATCACCCTCTCGCGGGAGCAATTGGAGGTTTCACGTCAGCGCGCGCAGGAGGCCGGGCTTGAAAACCAGGTGAAGTTCGAGCTTCGCGACTATCGCAAATCGCAGCAAACTTATGATCGCATCGTTTCGGTCGGCATGTTTGAGCATGTCGGGATCAATCATTATGACGCCTTTTTTCAAACCGTCGCGCGCAGCCTCAATCCGGACGGAGTGGCGCTTATCCATGCGATCGGGCGGTCGGACGGGCCGGGCTCAACCAATCCGTGGATCAATAAATATATTTTCCCCGGCGGCTACTCCCCGGCATTGAGTGAGGTGCTGCCCAGCATTGAAAGTTCCGGCCTCTGGCTAACCGATTGTGAGATATTGCGCCTTCATTACGCTAAGACGCTCTCCGCCTGGCGGGTGCGCTTCAGCAAAAATCGCGATAAAATCCGCGCGCTTTATGATGAGCGTTTCTGTCGGATGTTTGAGTTCTATCTCACCGGTGCGGAGCTGGCTTTTCGATTGCAGGGCCACATGAATTTTCAGCTGCAATTGACGAGAGATATCAACGCCGTGCCATTGACCCGTGACTACATGATGCGGGATGCAAGCCCGCCGAAGGAAAAATAA